One segment of Daphnia magna isolate NIES linkage group LG2, ASM2063170v1.1, whole genome shotgun sequence DNA contains the following:
- the LOC116917655 gene encoding tripartite motif-containing protein 2 — MIQDSLVVEFSGKLIENERCGTVGQKYPVSIKIWSSPGEQSSPYKFEPGTCLPSVTVRGPLREASRSFEDDTHGSENSYCSHQSENTGRKASESMNFISCPLHHLTTNNSNGGSIRLRPTVTKKQLNKPIFKITFTVRQLDCYLLETILSFPQAGKFEIDIILPNSTVIGSPLKVDIFPSGIRKKSCGDQLRSSSATDTVLKDAAAEDDSLISRIGCRGRAKGQFINPQDISTAVSGRILATDSNNQCVQIFKAKRTQNEIQFSSFGSLPIVRGRLLGQLQRPTGIAFLPEGDQFIVADYENRWVSLFEARGKFLSRFGMGKLQGPKGLAIDGKGHIYVVDNKASSICVFLTNGRFVGRFGSRGVGEDHLAGPHFIGINSFGHAIISDFHNHAVKVFDSTGQFLYSFGCNGEDEGQFNAPTGIAIDPYDNILVADWGNSRVQVFDRQGTFLQFIDSSSDPLYGPQGLSLCDGILYVADSGNHCIKVYKYDNFVTNVTQVE, encoded by the exons atgattCAAGATTCACTTGTCGTGGAATTCTCCGGCAAATTAATCGAAAATGAAAGGTGTGGAACTGTTGGACAAAAGTACCCTGTCTCCATCAAGATATGGAGCTCTCCAGGAGAGCAGTCATCCCCCTACAAATTTGAACCAGGAACATGCTTGCCTTCTGTCACAGTTCGTGGTCCTTTACGTGAAGCTTCTCG TTCTTTTGAAGACGACACGCATGGCTCTGAAAATTCTTATTGCTCCCACCAGTCCGAGAATACAGGTCGCAAGGCTTCTGAAAGCATGAACTTCATATCCTGTCCTTTGCATCATTTGACGACTAACAACAGCAACGGTGGAAGTATACGCCTGCGTCCCACTGTTACAAAAAAACAGTTGAATAAGCCGATCTTTAAAATAACCTTTACTGTACGACAGCTGGATTGTTATCTCTTGGAAACAATTCTCTCATTTCCTCAAGCCGGCAAGTTTGAAATTGATATCATTTTGCCCAACAGCACCGTCATTGGTAGCCCTTTAAAG GTTGATATTTTTCCCAGTGGAATTCGAAAAAAGTCTTGTGGAGATCAGTTACGAAGCTCGTCGGCCACAGATACGGTACTTAAAGATGCTGCTGCTGAAGACGACAGCCTCATTAGCCGAATCGGCTGCCGCGGACGAGCCAAAGGACAGTTCATTAACCCCCAA GATATCAGCACAGCGGTTTCGGGAAGAATTTTAGCTACAGACTCTAACAACCAATGCGTCCAGATTTTCAAAGCAAAAAGAACTCAAAATGAAATACAATTTTCCAGCTTTGGAAGTTTACCGATCGTACGCGGACGGCTTCTGGGTCAGCTGCAGCGACCAACAG GTATTGCTTTCCTGCCAGAAGGTGACCAGTTTATCGTTGCTGATTACGAAAACCGTTGGGTCTCACTTTTTGAAGCCAGAGGAAAATTTTTATCTCGCTTTGGAATGGGCAAACTACAAG GTCCTAAAGGTTTAGCCATTGACGGAAAAGGCCATATTTATGTGGTCGACAACAAGGCATCAtcaatttgtgtttttcttaCCAACGGACGTTTCGTCGGACGGTTTGGGTCACGCGGAGTTGGTGAGGATCATTTAGCTGGTCCTCACTTTATTGGAATCAATAGTTTTGGCCATGCCATCATCTCAGATTTTCATAACCACGCAGTTAAG GTGTTTGATTCTACCGGCCAATTTTTATACAGCTTTGGATGCAATGGCGAAGACGAAGGTCAATTTAATGCTCCGACGGGAATCGCTATAGATCCGTATGACAACATTTTAGTAGCAGACTGGGGAAATTCTCGTGTACAG GTGTTTGACCGACAAGGAACATTTTTGCAGTTTATCGATAGTTCCTCCGATCCCCTCTATGGCCCTCAGGGACTGAGTCTATGTGATGGAATTTTGTATGTCGCAGATTCAGGAAATCACTGCATTAAAGTTTACAAATATGATAACTTTGTTACAAATGTGACTCAAGTCGAATAA
- the LOC123470087 gene encoding uncharacterized protein LOC123470087 translates to MQEPLGVLLREGEVNPQFVLGMLDDWQQTIEGKDIDAIPVSVSDVALGDPIAIPSLMPEKRKKKSGGAIESKKSTSFLSSVEQTVGRPIQTSVCVAHAPKSNQPPQRPTQIPIEVDETSASVSQTSTYFAQTRASVVKTTANIS, encoded by the exons ATGCAGGAACCATTAGGAGTTTTGTTACGAGAAGGCGAGGTAAACCCTCAGTTTGTGTTGG GTATGCTTGATGATTGGCAGCAAACCATTGAAGGTAAAGATATCGATGCTATCCCAGTTAGTGTATCAG ATGTTGCACTTGGAGACCCAATTGCCATCCCTTCTCTTATGccagaaaagagaaaaaagaagtctGGAGGCGCAattgaatcgaaaaaaagCACGAGCTTTCTGTCATCTGTTGAACAAACTGTAGGACGCCCCATTCAAACTTCTGTCTGTGTTGCTCACGCTCCAAAAAGTAATCAGCCTCCACAACGCCCCACCCAAATTCCTATAGAGGTTGACGAAACTTCGGCAAGTGTTTCCCAAACTTCGACATATTTTGCTCAAACCAGGGCAAGTGTTGTCAAAACCACTGCAAATATTTCTTAA